In a genomic window of Phaeobacter porticola:
- a CDS encoding Mu transposase domain-containing protein has product MIAYPGEAQEMVLDAFVQALSFYGGVPRRVIIDNPKTMVTYVSRSKDRIFHPRFLALMNHYVMEPVACTPAAGWEKGQVENQVQFLRGRLFVPKPAFEDLDALNNWLRLRCEELANRPHPEQQDRTIAEVFEDERAELRPLGRPFDGYVEKTVRVRSTCLVQYASNRYSVPSHFAGQHVSLRAYAGRIMLVSGQDIIAEHKRRFTRNVSYFEPWHYVPLLDRKPGALRNGAPFVDWQLPEAMHQIREHYMADKGGDREFVDLLLLVQDHGIEVVEMACELAVAQNTLRLPAIINLINQLVEPVITPLSEAYAYPQLTLRPEADCKRYEILCSTEEVAA; this is encoded by the coding sequence GTGATCGCCTATCCCGGCGAAGCCCAGGAGATGGTTCTGGATGCTTTTGTGCAGGCACTGTCTTTCTATGGCGGGGTTCCACGACGGGTGATCATTGATAACCCCAAGACCATGGTGACCTATGTGTCCCGCTCGAAGGACCGGATATTCCATCCCCGGTTCCTGGCTCTGATGAACCACTATGTGATGGAACCTGTTGCCTGCACGCCCGCAGCGGGTTGGGAGAAGGGGCAGGTCGAGAACCAGGTCCAGTTTTTGCGCGGCCGGTTGTTTGTGCCCAAGCCTGCCTTTGAAGATCTTGATGCGCTGAACAACTGGTTGCGCCTGCGCTGTGAAGAACTGGCCAATCGTCCCCATCCCGAACAGCAGGATCGCACGATTGCCGAGGTGTTCGAAGACGAACGCGCCGAGCTGCGCCCCTTGGGTCGGCCTTTTGACGGCTATGTTGAGAAGACGGTTCGTGTCCGATCCACTTGCCTGGTTCAATATGCCAGCAACCGCTACAGCGTCCCGTCCCACTTTGCCGGTCAACATGTGTCGCTGCGCGCTTATGCGGGCCGGATTATGCTGGTGTCGGGCCAGGATATCATCGCCGAGCATAAGCGCCGCTTCACCCGCAACGTCAGCTACTTTGAACCCTGGCACTATGTTCCTCTGCTGGATCGCAAGCCCGGCGCCCTACGCAATGGCGCACCCTTCGTGGACTGGCAACTGCCTGAGGCCATGCACCAGATCAGGGAACATTACATGGCAGACAAGGGCGGGGATCGGGAGTTCGTTGATCTGCTTCTGCTCGTCCAGGATCACGGGATCGAGGTTGTCGAGATGGCTTGTGAACTGGCCGTGGCACAAAACACCCTCCGCCTGCCCGCCATCATCAACCTGATTAACCAGTTGGTGGAGCCGGTCATCACGCCGCTCAGCGAAGCCTATGCCTATCCGCAACTGACCCTGCGACCCGAGGCCGACTGCAAGCGCTATGAGATCCTGTGCTCGACTGAGGAGGTTGCCGCATGA
- a CDS encoding alpha/beta fold hydrolase, which translates to MRCGLEVIEQGDGPVLVLLHGAGVDAALWKPQIDLFSKQYHVIAPNLPGHGRSAPVQSVEEMAYVVRAMLQEKGIAQYAIVGLSLGGMVAIEMAGRWPDEVSHLVTVESVATVFEGAFGKELAGWAMLLFKVIPPSIFMALPASAMGAKSQDAGKYVQDAIAKMTAKNNYTVMHAASQYDGRERLSNITAKTLIMVGALNRKTHKRAQKMANAIPESEFLVIPAASHIANRDAPDFFNASVLSFLS; encoded by the coding sequence ATGCGATGCGGGCTTGAAGTGATCGAGCAGGGTGACGGGCCTGTACTGGTGCTGCTGCATGGTGCAGGCGTTGACGCCGCGCTATGGAAGCCACAGATAGATCTGTTCTCCAAGCAGTATCACGTGATTGCGCCCAACCTCCCGGGTCATGGGCGGAGCGCTCCCGTCCAAAGCGTCGAAGAAATGGCCTATGTCGTGCGGGCCATGCTGCAAGAGAAAGGTATCGCGCAGTATGCAATTGTCGGGCTGTCTCTGGGGGGCATGGTCGCTATAGAAATGGCAGGGCGCTGGCCTGACGAAGTTTCGCATTTGGTGACGGTTGAATCTGTTGCGACTGTGTTCGAAGGCGCTTTTGGGAAAGAATTAGCAGGTTGGGCGATGTTGCTCTTCAAAGTTATACCACCCTCAATATTCATGGCACTTCCAGCAAGTGCGATGGGCGCAAAATCGCAGGATGCAGGCAAATACGTTCAGGACGCGATTGCCAAAATGACCGCAAAGAACAACTACACTGTAATGCACGCAGCTTCCCAATATGACGGACGCGAACGCCTTTCCAACATTACTGCGAAAACGCTGATCATGGTTGGGGCTCTAAATAGAAAAACGCATAAGCGAGCTCAAAAGATGGCTAACGCAATTCCAGAGAGTGAATTTTTGGTCATTCCTGCAGCCAGCCACATCGCCAACCGTGATGCGCCGGATTTTTTCAATGCATCCGTACTCTCATTTCTCAGTTAG